The Crocosphaera subtropica ATCC 51142 genome includes a window with the following:
- a CDS encoding DUF2808 domain-containing protein — MFKTILGIISSTIFLSSPLLALNTGNNLTLFNKSPRLLDAVTTLSRIRVEGATYYFTVHLPTDVGESLQQLTIQQTQGLETIYFYLDDTIAFEGRPVNRDGHLNIARVKRNLDNNTIAVIFDPPIPPGKTFTIAMKPKSNPEMSGDYQFAITAYPAGENAQGLYLGLGRFNFNQKGDRFP, encoded by the coding sequence ATGTTCAAAACGATATTAGGGATTATCAGTAGCACGATTTTTCTAAGTTCTCCACTGTTAGCCCTGAATACAGGGAATAATCTCACTTTATTTAATAAATCTCCCCGTTTACTCGATGCAGTGACCACTTTAAGTCGTATTCGTGTCGAAGGGGCAACTTATTACTTTACGGTTCACTTACCGACCGATGTGGGAGAATCTTTACAACAATTGACGATTCAACAAACTCAAGGATTAGAAACGATTTATTTTTATTTAGATGATACCATTGCTTTTGAAGGAAGACCGGTTAATAGAGATGGTCATTTAAACATTGCTAGGGTTAAAAGAAATCTGGATAATAATACGATTGCGGTGATTTTTGATCCTCCCATTCCTCCAGGGAAAACCTTTACCATTGCTATGAAACCTAAAAGTAACCCTGAAATGAGTGGGGATTATCAATTTGCGATTACTGCTTATCCGGCTGGTGAAAATGCCCAAGGTTTATATTTAGGTTTAGGTCGATTCAATTTTAATCAAAAAGGCGATCGCTTCCCATAA
- a CDS encoding polyribonucleotide nucleotidyltransferase codes for MQEFDKSISFDGRDIRLKLGLLAPQAGGAVLIQSGDTAVLVTATTTKGREGIDFLPLTVDYEERLYAAGRIPGGFLRREGRPPERAILISRLIDRPLRPLFPNWWRNDIQIIATTLSMDEEVPPDVLAVTGSSIAVIQAQIPFYGPMAAVRVGLIGDDFIINPTYREVENGDLDLVVAGSPDGVVMVEAGANQLPEQDIIEAIDFGYEAVRDLIGAQYEIMEELGMEIAKAEPPSVDEALEKFISDRAADSIKKVLVQYDLGKAERDSALDNIKETAIEEAIAELPEDDPIKVTTSEDPKAVGNLYKGLTKKLMRSQIVDEGIRVDGRKLDEVRPISCRVGLLPPRVHGSALFTRGLTQVFSLATLGTPGDAQDLGDDLHPEDEKRYLHHYNFPPFSVGETKPLRSPGRREIGHGALAERAILPVLPPQDEFPYVVRVVSEVVSSNGSTSMGSVCGSTLALMDAGVPIIKPVSGAAMGLIREGKEVRILTDIQGIEDFLGDMDFKVAGTDTGITALQMDMKITGLSMDVVAKAIEQALPARLHILDKMLAVIDQPRPELSPFAPRLLTMKIDPEQIGLVIGPGGKTIKSITEQTGSKIDIADDGTVTIAAIQAKKAERARDLIFNMTRKLNEGEVYLGRVTRIIPIGAFVEVLPGKEGMIHISQLAERRVGKVEEEVAVGDEVVVKVREIDNKGRLNLTRLGIHPDEAAAVRKTF; via the coding sequence ATGCAAGAGTTTGACAAGTCAATATCCTTCGACGGACGGGATATTAGGCTAAAGCTAGGATTGTTAGCCCCCCAAGCTGGCGGGGCAGTCTTAATTCAGTCCGGAGATACGGCAGTTTTGGTGACAGCAACAACAACAAAAGGAAGAGAAGGTATCGACTTTTTACCTTTGACCGTAGATTATGAAGAGAGACTTTATGCTGCAGGGCGTATCCCAGGGGGCTTTTTAAGACGGGAAGGCCGTCCCCCAGAACGGGCAATCCTCATTAGTCGTTTAATTGACCGTCCCTTACGTCCCTTATTTCCGAATTGGTGGCGTAATGACATCCAGATCATTGCTACCACCCTGTCTATGGATGAAGAAGTACCCCCCGACGTTTTAGCGGTGACAGGGTCTTCTATTGCGGTGATTCAAGCACAAATTCCTTTTTATGGGCCAATGGCTGCTGTTAGAGTGGGTTTAATTGGAGATGACTTTATCATTAATCCCACCTATCGAGAAGTAGAAAATGGGGATCTTGATCTCGTGGTAGCGGGTAGTCCTGATGGCGTGGTCATGGTGGAAGCCGGGGCTAACCAACTCCCTGAACAAGACATCATCGAAGCCATTGATTTTGGTTATGAAGCGGTTAGAGATTTAATCGGGGCCCAATACGAAATCATGGAAGAGTTGGGTATGGAAATTGCCAAAGCAGAACCACCATCAGTCGATGAAGCCCTGGAAAAATTTATCAGCGATCGCGCGGCTGACTCCATTAAAAAGGTTTTGGTTCAGTACGATCTCGGTAAAGCAGAAAGAGATAGCGCTCTCGATAATATCAAAGAAACGGCCATTGAGGAGGCGATCGCCGAACTCCCCGAAGATGATCCCATTAAAGTGACCACCAGCGAAGATCCCAAAGCGGTGGGCAATCTTTACAAAGGGTTAACTAAAAAGTTAATGCGATCGCAAATCGTCGACGAAGGCATTCGGGTGGATGGGCGTAAACTCGATGAGGTACGGCCCATTTCCTGTCGTGTGGGCTTGTTACCCCCAAGAGTACATGGTAGTGCCTTATTTACCAGAGGACTGACCCAGGTCTTTTCCTTGGCTACTTTAGGGACTCCAGGGGATGCCCAAGACTTAGGGGACGATCTTCACCCCGAAGACGAAAAACGCTATCTCCATCACTACAATTTCCCTCCTTTTTCTGTGGGAGAAACGAAACCTTTGCGTTCCCCAGGTCGACGAGAAATCGGTCACGGGGCTTTAGCGGAACGGGCTATTCTTCCTGTTTTACCGCCCCAAGATGAGTTTCCCTATGTGGTTCGGGTGGTTTCGGAAGTGGTTTCTTCTAACGGTTCAACGTCAATGGGATCGGTATGTGGTTCGACTTTGGCTTTAATGGATGCTGGCGTTCCCATTATCAAACCCGTCAGTGGCGCTGCGATGGGATTAATTAGAGAAGGGAAAGAAGTGCGTATCCTTACCGATATTCAAGGCATTGAAGACTTTTTAGGGGATATGGACTTTAAAGTGGCAGGAACCGACACCGGCATCACCGCTTTGCAAATGGATATGAAAATTACGGGACTATCAATGGATGTTGTTGCTAAAGCCATTGAACAAGCTTTACCAGCCCGTTTACATATCCTTGATAAGATGCTTGCTGTTATTGACCAACCTCGCCCCGAACTCTCTCCTTTCGCCCCGCGTCTGTTAACAATGAAAATTGATCCAGAACAAATTGGCTTAGTCATTGGGCCTGGGGGTAAAACCATCAAGAGTATCACCGAACAAACTGGTTCAAAAATTGATATTGCTGATGATGGAACGGTTACCATTGCTGCTATTCAAGCGAAAAAAGCAGAACGGGCCCGTGACCTCATTTTTAACATGACTCGTAAACTGAACGAAGGGGAAGTTTATTTAGGTCGTGTTACCCGTATTATTCCTATTGGGGCTTTTGTGGAAGTCTTACCGGGGAAAGAAGGGATGATTCATATTTCCCAGTTAGCCGAAAGGCGTGTCGGTAAGGTAGAAGAAGAAGTGGCCGTCGGCGACGAAGTGGTGGTTAAGGTTCGTGAAATCGACAATAAAGGCCGTCTTAATTTAACTCGTTTGGGTATTCATCCCGATGAAGCGGCCGCTGTTCGCAAAACCTTCTAA
- a CDS encoding NAD(P)/FAD-dependent oxidoreductase: protein MDRNALKNQANVVIIGGGFGGLYTAQDLKNASVQVTLIDKRNFHLFQPLLYQVATGVLSPADISSPLRLVLRQHKNTKVLLDHAIDLDPEKKEVILDHHEPIPYDMLVLATGVSHHYFGNDQWEPLAPGLKTIEDAIEIRRRIFMAFEAAEKETDPVKRQAWLTFVIVGGGPTGVEMAGAIAEIAHGALAGDFRSIDPKEAKILLIEGLDRILPPYPPELSAKAAEDLCHLGVTVQTQSMVTDINDHVVTVRQGEQIKQITSRTILWAAGVKASRMGKVLAERTGVELDRAGRVVVEPDLSIPGYSDIFVIGDLANFPHQGERPLPGVAPVAMQQGAYVAKLIQKRLQGESLPPFVYDDYGNMAVIGQNKAVVNLGFAKLSGFLAWFIWVWAHIYYLIEFDNKLVVMIQWGWNYFTRGRGARLITGVGEGKRKDQPKEIAQEITKTVTPITR from the coding sequence ATGGATCGTAACGCCTTAAAAAATCAAGCAAATGTTGTTATCATTGGTGGGGGCTTTGGAGGGTTATACACGGCTCAAGACCTAAAAAATGCCTCTGTACAAGTCACTCTCATTGATAAGCGCAATTTTCACTTATTTCAACCTTTACTCTATCAAGTAGCTACGGGAGTGCTTTCTCCGGCTGATATTTCTTCCCCCTTACGATTGGTTTTACGTCAACATAAAAATACGAAAGTTCTCTTAGATCACGCCATTGATCTCGACCCTGAGAAAAAAGAGGTGATCTTAGATCATCACGAACCCATCCCCTACGACATGTTAGTATTGGCCACAGGGGTTTCTCATCACTATTTTGGCAATGACCAATGGGAACCCTTAGCACCAGGTTTGAAGACCATTGAGGATGCCATTGAAATTCGTCGCCGTATCTTTATGGCCTTTGAAGCAGCCGAAAAAGAAACCGATCCCGTTAAGCGTCAAGCTTGGTTAACCTTTGTCATTGTGGGGGGTGGACCCACTGGGGTAGAAATGGCCGGGGCGATCGCAGAAATTGCTCACGGTGCCTTAGCTGGAGATTTTCGCAGCATCGATCCCAAAGAAGCTAAAATTCTCCTCATTGAAGGGTTAGATCGCATACTTCCTCCTTATCCCCCCGAATTATCAGCCAAAGCAGCAGAAGATTTATGCCATTTAGGGGTAACCGTTCAAACCCAGTCGATGGTAACGGATATCAACGACCATGTGGTAACGGTTCGTCAAGGGGAACAAATTAAACAAATTACCTCCCGTACCATTTTATGGGCTGCCGGTGTCAAAGCGTCAAGAATGGGCAAGGTATTAGCTGAACGCACTGGAGTAGAATTAGATCGTGCCGGACGGGTTGTGGTTGAACCTGACCTCAGTATTCCAGGATATTCTGACATCTTTGTTATTGGGGATCTAGCTAATTTTCCCCACCAAGGAGAACGGCCTTTACCTGGAGTCGCACCAGTAGCGATGCAGCAAGGGGCTTATGTCGCAAAATTAATCCAAAAACGTCTCCAAGGAGAGTCTTTACCCCCATTTGTCTATGATGATTATGGCAATATGGCGGTGATTGGTCAAAATAAGGCAGTGGTTAACTTAGGCTTTGCTAAACTGTCAGGGTTCTTAGCATGGTTTATTTGGGTTTGGGCCCACATTTACTATCTCATCGAATTTGATAACAAATTAGTAGTTATGATTCAGTGGGGTTGGAATTACTTTACCCGAGGCCGCGGGGCCCGTTTAATTACTGGGGTTGGTGAAGGAAAACGTAAGGATCAACCCAAAGAAATAGCTCAAGAAATCACAAAAACCGTAACTCCTATTACTCGTTAA
- a CDS encoding Uma2 family endonuclease — protein MSLTAEQLAALMPDATQVESDEPEMESSLHYFQLALLVSCLEWLWREQNDFFIGANLTIYFNRQQLKNKDFRGPDFFLVKQTEKRPRKSWVTWEEGGKYPDLIIELLSESTENVDKTIKKDLYQNRFRTPDYFWFSPDTLEFSGFRLVQGKYEEIDPNEFGWLWSESLGLYLGIYEQQLRYFTLEGQLVPTPEEDAQQQRKQVEQVQQQANQQQRRAEQLAAQLRALGIEPEA, from the coding sequence ATGTCCTTAACTGCCGAACAATTAGCAGCGTTAATGCCTGATGCAACTCAAGTTGAAAGTGATGAACCGGAAATGGAAAGTAGTTTACATTATTTTCAATTAGCCTTATTAGTTTCCTGTTTAGAATGGCTTTGGCGTGAGCAAAATGATTTTTTTATTGGAGCCAATCTCACCATTTATTTTAATCGTCAACAACTCAAAAATAAAGACTTTCGTGGCCCTGATTTTTTCTTAGTTAAACAAACCGAAAAACGTCCCCGAAAATCCTGGGTAACTTGGGAGGAAGGGGGAAAATATCCCGATTTAATTATTGAGTTACTGTCAGAATCAACTGAAAATGTGGATAAAACGATTAAAAAAGACCTTTATCAAAATCGCTTTCGTACTCCAGACTATTTTTGGTTTTCACCGGATACTTTAGAATTTTCAGGGTTTCGTTTAGTTCAAGGAAAGTATGAAGAAATTGATCCTAATGAGTTCGGTTGGTTATGGAGTGAAAGCTTAGGATTATACTTAGGAATTTATGAACAACAACTGCGCTATTTTACCCTAGAAGGTCAACTGGTTCCCACCCCCGAAGAAGACGCACAACAACAACGAAAACAGGTTGAACAAGTACAACAACAGGCTAACCAGCAACAACGACGGGCTGAACAGTTAGCTGCTCAGTTAAGAGCATTGGGAATAGAGCCAGAAGCTTAA
- the rfbB gene encoding dTDP-glucose 4,6-dehydratase, translating into MSLSKEQKSILITGGAGFIGSNFVHHWSNHYPDDNVIVLDALTYAGNRQNLVDLEDRQNFKFIQGDICDRPLIDKLLKEENITTLAHFAAESHVDRSILGPDAFIQTNVIGTFTLLESFRHYWNEQGKPEDYRFLHVSTDEVYGSLEADDPAFSETTPYAPNSPYSASKAGSDHLARAYFHTYNVPTIITNCSNNYGPYHFPEKLIPLMCINILLGKPLPVYGDGQNIRDWLYVGDHCSALETVINKGKPGETYNIGGNNEVKNIDLVTLLCNLMDELAPDLPVKPAKELITFVKDRPGHDRRYAIDATKIKTELGWTPQETVENGLRKTIEWYLNNQDWWQHLLSKEYQDYYQKVYG; encoded by the coding sequence ATGTCATTATCTAAAGAACAAAAAAGTATTTTAATCACTGGTGGTGCCGGTTTTATAGGTTCCAACTTTGTGCATCATTGGTCTAATCATTATCCTGATGATAACGTTATTGTTTTAGATGCGTTAACCTATGCAGGAAATCGCCAAAATTTAGTAGATTTAGAAGATAGACAAAACTTTAAATTTATTCAAGGAGATATTTGCGATCGCCCTTTAATTGATAAACTTTTAAAAGAAGAAAATATCACCACACTAGCACATTTTGCGGCTGAATCCCATGTTGATCGTTCTATTCTCGGGCCTGATGCGTTTATTCAAACCAATGTCATTGGAACGTTTACCTTATTAGAGAGTTTTCGTCACTATTGGAATGAGCAAGGAAAGCCAGAAGATTATCGTTTTCTTCATGTCTCTACCGATGAAGTTTATGGCAGTTTAGAAGCAGATGATCCAGCTTTTTCAGAAACAACGCCTTATGCTCCTAATAGTCCCTATTCTGCCTCAAAAGCAGGGAGTGATCACCTAGCAAGAGCTTATTTTCATACTTATAATGTACCCACAATTATCACCAATTGTTCTAATAATTATGGGCCTTATCATTTTCCTGAAAAACTAATCCCGTTGATGTGTATTAATATTTTATTAGGTAAACCCTTACCTGTATATGGAGATGGCCAAAATATTAGAGATTGGTTATATGTAGGGGATCATTGTTCAGCATTAGAAACCGTTATTAATAAAGGAAAACCAGGAGAAACTTATAATATCGGGGGCAATAATGAAGTTAAAAATATTGACTTAGTCACCCTGTTATGTAATCTAATGGATGAGTTAGCCCCAGACTTACCGGTTAAACCGGCAAAAGAGTTAATTACCTTTGTTAAAGATCGGCCCGGCCACGATCGCCGTTATGCTATTGATGCGACAAAAATTAAAACAGAATTAGGTTGGACACCACAAGAAACAGTAGAAAATGGCTTAAGAAAAACCATTGAATGGTATTTGAATAATCAAGATTGGTGGCAACATTTATTGTCGAAAGAGTATCAAGATTATTATCAAAAAGTGTATGGATAA
- a CDS encoding Uma2 family endonuclease codes for MITTLSTENLPLVLQLSPAIAITDEQFFALCQLNRDYCLERNAKGELLIMSPTDLETGNRNAKLTQQLANWTDEDVSGIGFDSSTGFKLPNGANRSPDAAWMTLEKWNSLTEDQKIRFAPVCPDFVVEIRSPSDQLQSLQDKLQEYIDNGVKLGWLIDRKNRLVYIYRPQTEVECLENPDTVNGDPILSGFQLQMDKIW; via the coding sequence ATGATTACAACTCTATCCACTGAAAATCTACCTTTGGTTTTGCAACTTTCACCTGCGATCGCCATCACAGACGAACAATTCTTCGCGTTATGTCAATTAAACCGAGATTATTGTCTTGAACGCAACGCCAAAGGAGAATTGCTCATTATGTCTCCTACAGATTTAGAAACGGGAAATCGCAATGCTAAACTAACACAGCAACTTGCTAACTGGACAGACGAAGACGTTTCAGGAATTGGTTTTGATTCGTCCACAGGGTTTAAATTACCGAATGGGGCAAATCGTTCTCCTGATGCAGCTTGGATGACGTTGGAAAAGTGGAATTCCCTCACAGAAGACCAAAAAATTAGATTTGCACCGGTTTGCCCTGATTTTGTGGTGGAAATACGTTCCCCTAGCGATCAACTGCAATCCCTTCAAGATAAACTACAAGAATATATCGATAACGGCGTAAAATTAGGCTGGTTAATTGATCGCAAAAATCGCCTAGTTTATATTTATCGACCCCAAACAGAAGTAGAATGTTTAGAGAATCCAGACACTGTAAATGGTGATCCTATTTTGTCGGGTTTTCAGTTACAAATGGATAAAATTTGGTAA
- a CDS encoding glycosyltransferase family 4 protein, with amino-acid sequence MNNKRKKALLIIEQCNPDWSSVPLVGYNFYYEISQLCDVTLVTHIRNKAALQKHQEHQDIIYIDESQFSKNYHKFIAALTSIGRKNWPLYIALSYPIYEEFNKQVYQKFKDKVLGKEYDIVHVITPMMPRYPAKIIRACVNTPFILGPVNGGVPFPPGFQKVARQEFAYFNFLRAIGRKLIPGYVETYQKADKILAGSTYTLNLIKDLFKIPKERLELFYENGISKNFFHQKKTNTNNSVINLLFVGRLVPYKGADMLIDAIHNLSDDLRNKIKLTIVGDGSEKVKLENQVKNLGLEKVVSFTGWIKQEETVEYYKQADIFCFPSIREFGGAVVLEAMACGLPCIVANNGGIGEYVTPETGFSIEPKSREYLVKELTAKIQTLVENKDLREKMSAKCYQRAREFEWSKKAKKIVELYQQLLK; translated from the coding sequence ACGTTACATTAGTTACTCACATCAGAAATAAAGCAGCCCTACAAAAACATCAAGAACACCAGGATATTATATATATTGATGAAAGTCAATTTAGTAAGAATTATCATAAATTTATAGCTGCTTTAACATCAATTGGACGTAAAAATTGGCCACTATATATTGCTTTGAGTTATCCTATTTATGAAGAATTTAATAAACAAGTTTACCAGAAATTCAAAGATAAAGTTTTAGGGAAAGAGTATGACATTGTTCATGTTATCACCCCGATGATGCCCAGATATCCTGCTAAAATTATCCGAGCTTGTGTAAATACTCCTTTCATATTAGGACCGGTTAATGGAGGCGTTCCTTTTCCTCCTGGATTTCAAAAAGTCGCTAGACAAGAGTTTGCTTATTTTAACTTTTTACGAGCAATAGGACGGAAATTAATTCCAGGTTATGTAGAAACCTATCAGAAAGCAGACAAAATCTTAGCAGGTTCAACCTATACCTTAAATCTTATTAAAGATTTATTCAAAATCCCAAAAGAACGTCTTGAGCTTTTTTATGAAAATGGAATTTCCAAGAACTTTTTTCATCAAAAAAAAACTAACACAAATAATTCTGTAATTAATTTACTTTTTGTGGGTCGTTTAGTACCGTATAAAGGGGCTGATATGCTAATTGATGCTATTCATAATTTATCAGATGATCTTAGAAATAAAATAAAATTGACAATTGTGGGAGATGGTTCAGAGAAAGTTAAATTAGAAAATCAAGTCAAAAATTTAGGACTAGAAAAAGTTGTTTCTTTTACAGGTTGGATAAAACAAGAAGAAACAGTTGAATATTATAAGCAAGCTGATATCTTTTGTTTTCCTTCTATTCGAGAATTTGGGGGAGCAGTCGTCTTGGAAGCGATGGCTTGTGGTTTGCCTTGTATTGTTGCTAATAATGGGGGAATCGGAGAATATGTAACGCCAGAAACAGGCTTTAGCATAGAACCCAAATCGAGAGAATATTTAGTTAAAGAGCTAACTGCAAAAATACAAACCTTAGTAGAAAATAAAGACTTGAGAGAAAAAATGTCAGCTAAATGTTACCAAAGAGCTAGAGAATTTGAATGGAGTAAAAAAGCTAAAAAAATTGTTGAGCTTTATCAGCAATTATTAAAATAA
- a CDS encoding DUF29 domain-containing protein translates to MKLILCNGLDEQANLLLKGKYEQLDVINLVEEIQALGRSEVRETFNLLKQIIAHKLKLEYSQLIYPRKHWQDEIDEFYEQLGLFLTKTVRNKLDLYKIYQAAKKKVLKQYDVNLLNKCPYSWDDLLAELDD, encoded by the coding sequence ATGAAACTGATTTTGTGCAATGGTTTAGATGAGCAAGCTAACTTACTTTTAAAGGGTAAATATGAGCAACTCGATGTTATTAATTTAGTGGAGGAAATACAAGCATTGGGGAGAAGTGAAGTTAGGGAAACTTTTAACCTACTAAAACAAATCATTGCTCATAAACTTAAGTTAGAATATTCTCAACTTATCTATCCTAGAAAACACTGGCAAGATGAAATTGATGAATTCTATGAACAGTTAGGATTATTTTTAACAAAAACTGTTAGAAATAAGTTAGATTTATATAAAATTTATCAAGCTGCCAAGAAAAAAGTTTTAAAACAATATGATGTAAATTTACTTAATAAATGTCCTTATTCTTGGGATGATTTATTAGCTGAATTAGATGATTAA
- a CDS encoding GNAT family N-acetyltransferase produces MIKILTPRLKLREWKEEDKEPFFKLNSDPRVMEFMPKLLSKEESDNFVERIKTHFQTYQYGLFAVELIENQNFIGFIGLSIPKFDAFFTPCVEIGWRLAYDYWGKGYASEGAKASLNYGFQELSLSEIVSFTFHDNVRSRQVMERIGMKYMGEFNHPALPKGHPLEKHVLYKIMNK; encoded by the coding sequence ATGATAAAAATTCTAACACCAAGACTTAAACTAAGGGAATGGAAAGAAGAAGATAAAGAACCATTCTTTAAGCTTAATTCTGATCCTAGAGTGATGGAATTTATGCCAAAACTATTATCAAAAGAAGAAAGCGATAATTTTGTTGAACGTATCAAAACTCATTTTCAGACTTATCAGTATGGACTATTTGCAGTCGAATTAATCGAGAATCAAAACTTTATCGGATTTATTGGTTTATCGATTCCTAAATTTGATGCTTTCTTTACCCCTTGTGTAGAAATTGGTTGGCGTTTAGCTTATGATTATTGGGGAAAAGGTTACGCAAGCGAAGGGGCAAAAGCATCTCTTAATTATGGATTTCAAGAATTAAGTTTATCAGAAATTGTTTCCTTTACTTTTCATGATAATGTTCGTTCTCGTCAGGTGATGGAACGCATTGGTATGAAATATATGGGTGAATTTAATCATCCAGCATTACCGAAAGGACATCCGTTAGAAAAGCACGTTTTATATAAAATAATGAATAAATAA